In a single window of the Drosophila subpulchrella strain 33 F10 #4 breed RU33 chromosome X, RU_Dsub_v1.1 Primary Assembly, whole genome shotgun sequence genome:
- the LOC119557820 gene encoding uncharacterized protein LOC119557820 yields the protein MTTDRLILLQFSMHCFKIIFIYCICVNVLEHLVQRVQEN from the coding sequence ATGACCACTGATCGCCTGATCCTGCTGCAGTTCAGCATGCACTGTTTCAAGATCATCTTCATCTATTGCATTTGTGTGAATGTCCTGGAGCATCTCGTCCAGCGGGTCCAGGAAAACTAA
- the LOC119557372 gene encoding uncharacterized protein LOC119557372, protein MEVCHLFTSFLSITLVLICRAEKPYNVELNTFEMDQIIENQEKWVEWGTLRMKKVSRNKFVVSGDFEFKLNMADQQKIALMVFTYNSNARKRGPMVLNMNKPFCKFINEDKDTYPQIQKVSNLPEQGKCPFPKGKYQIDNYEMETNFLPDNAPKGDYLLQLTLLDNEIPVAGLEATVTLT, encoded by the exons ATGGAAGTGTGCCATTTATTTACCTCTTTTCTTTCTATAACTTTGGTTTTAATATGTAGGGCGGAAAAACCCTACAATGTGGAGCTTAATACCTTTGAGATGGACCAAATCATTGAAAATCAGGAAAAGTGGGTGGAGTGGGGAACTCTGAGGATGAAAAAGGTCTCACGAAATAAGTTTGTGGTGTCTGGGGACTTTGAATTCAAACTCAACATGGCTGATCAGCAGAAG attGCTCTTATGGTTTTCACCTACAATTCCAATGCCAGAAAGAGGGGTCCCATGGTGTTGAATATGAATAAGCCCTTCTGTAAGTTCATCAACGAGGATAAGGACACGTATCCACAGATACAGAAGGTCTCCAATTTACCGGAGCAGGGAAAATGTCCCTTCCCCAAAGGCAAATACCAGATCGACAATTACGAAATGGAGACCAATTTCCTGCCGGATAATGCCCCAAAAGGGGATTATCTTCTGCAGTTGACCCTGCTGGATAATGAAATACCAGTGGCTGGACTTGAGGCCACTGTAACCCTGACTTAG
- the LOC119557004 gene encoding ras-interacting protein RIP3, translating into MQRSTYPLIARNLVRFRYHGLIGGERNDFRRTMASDSWGQDGSGTGSGSASSGTKTSRVATPRASATSTVINDASSYSRGTYTGALERRINREDNMWRDRSYIDTKWLNPRDPTAYRPNFRQTEPTSLRKQFMRSPDEISREVMGRDWEETVKTYKRSSTATNAQKGGGRNEAWQAADTTRNRQQLLQQMQMQQQQEQQQKQQQQQKKQQQQNYWGRNMEPPQDQ; encoded by the coding sequence ATGCAGCGCTCGACTTATCCACTGATAGCCCGTAACCTTGTGCGGTTCCGTTACCATGGGTTAATTGGCGGTGAGCGGAACGATTTCCGCAGGACCATGGCATCAGATTCGTGGGGACAGGATGGCAGTGGAACTGGAAGTGGGAGTGCCAGCAGTGGGACCAAAACCTCAAGGGTGGCAACACCGCGGGCCAGTGCCACATCGACGGTGATTAACGATGCGAGCTCCTACTCGCGTGGCACCTATACGGGTGCCCTCGAGCGTCGCATCAATCGGGAGGATAATATGTGGCGGGATCGTAGCTATATCGATACGAAATGGCTAAATCCCCGCGATCCAACCGCCTATCGACCGAATTTCCGCCAAACTGAGCCGACATCGTTGCGAAAGCAGTTCATGCGCAGTCCGGATGAGATATCACGTGAGGTGATGGGTCGCGATTGGGAGGAGACCGTGAAGACCTATAAACGTAGTTCCACCGCCACGAATGCCCAAAAAGGTGGCGGACGCAACGAGGCGTGGCAGGCTGCGGATACCACACGTAATCGCCAGCAGCTTTTGCAACAGATGCaaatgcaacagcaacaggaacagcagcaaaagcaacaacagcaacaaaagaaacagcaacaacagaaCTATTGGGGCAGAAATATGGAACCACCCCAGGATCAGTGA